CGGCCTTGCAGCCGCTGGTGCGGATCGACACCCGCTCGGGCGAGTCGGTCAGGGAGCTGGACGGGCTGGTCTCGGGGGACGGTCTCATTGCCGGCACCTACCTGCACGGCCTCTTCGAGAACGACGCCCTCCGCCACGGCATCGTCGACGGATTGGCCGCGCAGGCTCCGGCCCGACAGTCCGGCCGGGCCGAGGACCGACCTCGCCGCAATCTCGCCGCCGAGCGGGGCCGCGAGCTGGACCGTCTTGCCGACGCCGTGCGCGCCTCGCTCGACCTCCGACCGCTGCTCGCAGCCAGCGGATTGGGCTGACGAGCGCCGGACCGCCCCGCGGCCTCGGCAACAACCCGTACAATTGTTCTGGTCAGGCTCACCGGCCCGACCTTGCGCCACGCTCGGCGTCGCCAAACCCCGTCTGAGGCTCCATGCTGTCGTGACCTTCTCGCCGCCCCGTCAACGCCGCGAGCGCTCTGATGCGCCGCGCCCTCAGGTCCGTGCGCTCGGCATCGACCCCGGCCTGACGCGCACCGGCTGGGCGCTCGTGGCGCAGGACGGACCGCGCTACCGTCTGCTCGACTCGGGCGTGATCGCGCCGCGCTCCGACGCCGGCGCGGACGACCTGCCCGGGCGGCTTGCAGACGGCTACCTGCGGATGGTCGGCGTGCTGGAGTTGGCCCATCCGACGGTCGTGGCCGTGGAGGATCTCTTCACCACGCCAAAGTTTCCAAAGTCGGCACTGAAGATGGCTCACCTGCGCGGCGTCTACTGTCTCGCGGTGGCGCAGGCAGGCGTACCGCTGCTGGCGCTCACGGCAACCACGGTCAAGCAGCGGCTGACCGGCAACGGGCATGCCTCCAAGGAGCAGGTGCAGCGGATGGTGTTCGAGCTGTGCGCCGTGGATGGCGCAGGCATCCCGAACGACCTCAGCGACGCCATCGGGCTGGCCATCGCCGGCCTCCACCAGATGAGCTACAACGCGCTGACCGGGCGCGGCCTCCGATGATCGCGGCGCTCAAAGGGACGTTCAGGGGCCGCACCGACGACGGCATCATCGTGGATGTCGGCGGGGTCGGCTACGAGGTGGTGCTGCCGCCCATCGTCGAGCAGTCGTTCGGCGAGCTGACCGACGGCCGGCCGCTGGATCTGCGGATCGCCTACATCGCCAGCCGCGACAACCCGGCCCCGGTGCTCTACGGCTTCGCCCGCGACGAGGAGCGGCGATTCTGGGACTTGCTGCGGTCGGTCTCGCGGGTCGGACCGAAGAGCGCGGCCCGGGCGATGGTTCTCCCGATCAACCGGATGGCCGAAGCGATCCGCGACCAGAACACCCATCTGGTAGACAGCCTGCCTGGCATCAGCGCCGCCAGCGCCGAGAAGATCGTGGCCTCGCTGCGCCGCAAGATGGAAACGTTCGTGCTGCTGGCCGAGCCGCCCGCGCCCGATCAGCCGCCCTCGGACGACGAGCTCAAGCGGCTGGCCGTGGCCCTGCTCGTCGAGATGGGCATCAAGCGGCCAGACGCCAACCGTGCCGTCACGAAGCTGCTCGAAGCCAACGCTGAGCTGCGCTCGGTTGAGGACATCGTCATGGAATACTTCAGGCAGTAAGCGGGCGCAGCGCGGGGGCCTGTCCGCCGCCCGCGTCGAAGTCTCACGGGCACGATGGTGATGGGGAAGGAGGCGGAAGCATGACGACAGGGAACCGGCTCTTGTCCCCGTTCGCCGATTCGGGCGACGACGGCGGTGACGGCGGCTCGCTGCGTCCCCCGACACTGCCGGACTTCGTCGGGCAGGGCCGGCTGAAGGAGCGGCTCGCCATCGCCATCGGCGCGGCCCAGGAGCGCGACGAGCCGCTGGAGCACATCCTCTTCCACGGGCCGCCCGGCCTGGGCAAGACCACCCTCGCCCACATCATCGCCGAGGAGATGGGCGGCAAGCTGACGATCACCTCCGGCCCGGCCCTTGAGAACACGGCTCAGCTCATGGGCATTCTGAGCAAGCTGGAGCCGGGCGACGTCCTGTTCGTCGATGAGATCCACCGGACGCCTCGCACCATCGAGGAGTACCTGTACCCCGCGATGGAAGATTTCGCGGTGGATTTCGTGCTGGACAAGGGGCCGTTCGCCAAGGCGATTCGGCTGCCGCTCAAGCGCTTCACGCTGGTCGGCGCGACGACCCGCGCTGGCCTGCTGGCCTCGCCGCTGCGCGACCGCTTCGGCCTCCTCTTCCACCTCGACTTCTACACGCCGGAAGAGCTTGAGTCGATCGTCCGCCGCTCGGCCAGCCTGCTCGGCGTCGAGTTGCAGGCAGAGGCCGCGATGGAGGTGGCGCGGCGCTCGCGCGGGACGCCCCGCATCGCCAATCGGCTGCTGCGGCGGGTTCGTGACTACGCGACCGTCAAGGGCAGCGGCGACGTCACCCTGGAGGTGACCCAGGCGTCGCTGCATCTCGAAGGCGTCGACGACGAGGGCCTGGACGAGCTGGACCGTAAGGTCTTGTCCGCGATCATCTCGCGGTACGGCGGCGGGCCGGTCGGCATCGAGGCGCTGGCAGCCACGATTCAGGAGGAGACCGACACGCTGACTGACGTGGTCGAGCCGTACCTCCTGCAGCAGGGCTTCGTGATCCGGACCTCGGCGGGCCGCCGCGCAACGGGCCGGGCCTACGAGCATCTTGGCCTGAAGCGGCCACGCTCCGCGCCGGCCGACCAGCCGCCACTGCTCTGAGCCGGTCCAGACGGTGTTGAGTACTGCGGCGGCCCTGGCACGGTCCGAAGCTTGCACGGCAGGAGCCCGATGACCGCTGATGTCTTCTCGGTGTTCCCGACGCTGACGACGCCGCGCCTGCTCCTCCGCGAGTTGGATCCGGCCGACGCCGCCGACGTCCTGGTCTTTCGCGGCGATCCCGAGGTGCAGCGCTTCAACTCAGCGCCGATGACCGACATCAGGCAGGCGCTCGCACTGATCGACACCCTTCGCAAGTGGTATCTCGCGCAGAAGGCGATCCACTGGGGCGTGACCCTGCGCGGCGAGAGCCGGGTGATCGGCCTGTACAGCCTACACGGGCTGGACCGGTACCACCGGCGGGGCGCGCTTGGCTACGACCTGGCCCGTGAGTACTGGGGCCAGGGCATCGCCCAGGAGGCCGTCGGCGAGATCGTCCGGTTCGCGTTCGAGCAGTTGGAGCTGAACCGGCTTGAAGCGGTCACCATCGCGGACAACTACCGTTCGGTGAGCCTGCTGGAGCGGCTCGGCTTCACGCTCGAAGGCACCCGCCGCGAGCACTCCCTCGAGGACGACGGCCTGTTCCACAGCAGCGCCATCTACGGGCTGCTGCGCCGCGAGTACCTCGCCCGCTGATGGCCAGCCACGGCGGCCGGTCGCCTGGCTCCCCTACGGCTGCACCACCACCTTGACCGATCCGGACCCACGCTTGTCGTCGGCCGCCGCGAAGGCCGCGCCGATCTCCACCAGTGGGAAACGGTGCGTCACCAGCGGCTCGGCCTGGACCCGTCCGTCCGCCACCATGTGGAGCGCGATCTGGAACTCACGCTGGCCGTGCCAGGTCGAGTAGCTGTTGCACCACAGCACGTCCAGCTCCTTACGGTTGCCGGCCCGGTACGGCACAGCGACATCCCGCCAGAACGCGCCGATCACCCCGATCCGCCCGCCGAACGCCGCGGCCTCGACGGCCTGGAGCATGGTGTCGGTCTCGCCGCCGACCGTCTCGAAGACGGCATCGCACAGGTCGCCGTCGGTCAGGTCGGCGACGGCCTCGGCGATAGTGCCAACGGCTGCGTTGTTGACGACCGCATCGGCTGCCCCCACGTTCAGCGCGAACTGCAGCGGCTCGTCGCGCCGCCCGATCATGATGACCTTTCGCGCGCCGGCCGCCCGCGCCACCTGCCCCATCGTCAGGCCAATCGGCCCCGTTCCGACGACGCACACGTACTCCATGGCGTGCAGCGGCACCCGGTTGATCGCGTGGACGCCACAGCCGTAGACGTCCAGCAGCGACGCCGCGTCCAGCGAGACGTGGTCTGGCAGCGGGTAGACGTTCGCCTCCAACACCAGATCCAGCTCGGAGAAGCCGGCGCTGCCGTGGCGCTGACCATCCCGCATGCCACGCCGCGGACAGATGTGGTAGTCGCCGCGTCGGCACTGGCGGCACCGGCCACACCCGACCAGGTGCATCGGCTCCACCCCGACCCGCTGCCCCACGGCGACACGGGTCACGCCCGAGCCGAGCGCCGCCACCGTGCCGGCAAGCTCGTGGCCGGCCCGGCGGGGGCCAGCCAGGGGTGCTGCGCCCCACGGATCTCCCCCACGGTAGCCGTGCAGGTCGGAGCCGCAGACGCCGGCCGCGCCGATCTTCACCAGCACTTCGCCGGGGCCGGGCGTCGGGTCCGGAAGCTCCTCCACCCGAATGTCGCGCCCACCGTAGAACAGCGCCGCCTTCATCAGATCGTCCCCTCTCGCCGCAGTCGCCGGTACGATTCGACGCGGCGTCTCCTGCCGTCAGCGCGGCAGCAGGCCTTTCTCTGCCAGGTACGCGGCCACGGCGTCGGCCGCGACGACGTGCCCGTCAGCCGTCCAATGGTAGTCGCCCTCGATGTAGTAGCGGAACAGGCCGCCTGCATCGACCTGCCTCTGGAACGGCGGCAGCAGGTCAAGGTGTCCGATACCGAGGCGGTCCGTCACGGCGGTCATCGTTCTGACGGGGGCGTCAGGCCCACCGCGACCGTTTTCGATGAGGCGCTTGTTGGAGTCACGCTGCCAGTAGGCCTGTTCGAGCATCCGCCACTCGGGGATGCCTGCCACCAGCAACGGTGCCCCCAGGCTGTCTGCGCGAGCTTTCACAATCGCGAGGACACGCTCGGTGATGCGCCACGAGCGCTCCCATTCGCCGCTCGGTCTGGCGTCGTACTTGCCGCGTGTCGGCTCGACCAGCCCGTCAATCGCGTTGAACGCCTCACGTGGGTTCTGCAATTCGAGCTTGTAAACAACACCGGTCTCTATCACGTTGTAGAGGAGCGACGAGTCCCGCACTCGGTAGCGCAACGTCGTCCGCGCATCGGGCGGGGGCGGGGGTATCAGCACGAGATCGCTGTCGTCGTCGGACAGGTCGTAGTACGGTTTCAGAGCACGACTCAGCTGGCCGTCGATCAGCTCCAGGCGATAGTTGTTGTTCGCCAGGTCGTTGCAGTGGCAGAAGAACAGCACGATCAGGTCGGGCTTGAGCTTCGCTCCCTCTTGATCGAGCAGCAGCGACTCCTGCGCGGTGCCGTAGCCGAGCACGCCGCCGTTGATCACCTCGATGGGGCGTCCCAGGCTTGCTGTGAGTTTCCGCTCAAGCACCTGCGCGATCCCCTGCTCCACGGGCACCTGAGCCGCCTCGACATACGAATCGCCCAGCAGCAGGATCCGAAACGCGCCGGGCGGCTTCTCATACGATTGCCGTGGGTCACGGAACCCCATCGGGTTGGTGTCGATACGGACCGTGAACCGCGGCGTCTTCACCCAGCTCGTGTGACTCGGGATGTGGAAATGCCCGAGCACCGGGTGGCGGCGGACGAACGGCCCGGTGTCGTAGTTGCCGGGCAAGAACGGTCCGAACATCCGCAGCGCGATCTCCAGCGCGACGAGCGGGATGGCAAGGCTGACCAGCACCACGATGAGGCGCGCTGCGATCATCCCCCCACGATGCGGCGCCTGGCGTGTCTTGGCAACGTCGGACATGGTGCTTTGCACGCTCCGGACCCCGAGGCTGGGCAGTCTCGGGGGCGGAGTCTACCAGGAAATCGTCAGGCGCGACCCAGGGCGTAGATACCGGCCGGGAGTTGGTCGGACGCCAGCGTACCGAGTATCCTTCGACCCACGCTCCTTCACAAACTGAGAGTCGCTGCTCGGGTGGCCCTTCAGCGTCGGACGCCGGCGCTGTGGGCAGAATAGGGAAGACGGTGAGAATCCGTCGCGGTCGCGCCACTGTGAGCGGGGAGTCGGCAGCACGTTGCCACTGCGTCCACCGGGTGGATGTGGGAAGGCGCTGACGACGTCGATCCGCCAGCCAGGAGACCTGCCCGAGTATGCCGGGACGCCGTTCTCCGCGTCAGAGAGCCGCCCGACACGTCAGCTCCAGGTCCGACACGGACCGCGCGGGCGACAGTGCCGGCTCGGACCTGCGCTCCGGCTCCCGTTGAACCGCATCGCGATTGTGCGGGGAAAGGGTAGAGACTGATGGCGCAGGAACGAAAAGAGCCGCGTGGGCTGGTGGTCGTCAACACGGGCGATGGCAAGGGCAAGACGACGGCAGCGCTCGGACTGGCGGTACGCGCGGCCGGCAACGGTTTGCGCGTCTTGATCATCCAGTTCATCAAGGGCCGTTGGAAGACCGGCGAAACGAAGTCGCTGGAAGCGCTCGCCCCCAACATCCAGCTCGTCAGGATGGGCATGGGGTTCACGATCGATCGGCTGCGTGACGCCCGTGTCCCGATGGAGGAGCACGAAGAGGCCGCCGCGAAGGCGTTCGAGCGCGCCCGCGAGGTGGTGCTGGCCGACGAGTACGACATGATCGTGCTCGACGAGCTGCTGGGCTCGATCAAGGCCGGGCTGGTCTCGCTGGACGACGTGCTGGAGCTGATCTGCCAGAAGCCGGCGCGCCTGCACCTCGTGATGACGGGGCGGGGCGCGCCGCCCGAGCTGATCGACGCCGCCGACCTCGTCACCGAGATGACGATGATCAAACACCCCCTGCAGCAGGGCATCAAGGCGCAGCGGGGGATCGAGTTTTGATGGCCGACCGCTCCATCCTGGTGCTCAGCACCGCCGACACCGACCTGTTGACACTCAGCCACGCCGTCGAGCGTCTTCCCGAGGGCTTCCCGGCCGTCCGGGCCGTCAACCCCGCGACGCTGACCGACGTCGACGCGGCCCACGCGTTCCTCGCCGCCGAGCTGCCACGCACCGGCGTCGTCGTGATGCGGCTGCTGGGCGGCAAAAGGGCCTTCGAACACGGCTGGGACCGGCTGACCCGCGACTGCGCTGAGCGCAATGTGCCGGTCGTCGCGATCCCCGGCGACCAGGCGGCCGACCTGGACCTGCAGGCCGCCTGCACCGCGCCGGTACCAGTCGTGGCGGCCGTCGCCGAGTATCTCGCGCACGGCGGCATCGAGAACCTGGCGGCGATGCTGGCCCTGCTCGCCAATCACGCGCTCGGAACCAGCCATCCGACTGTGCCACCGCGCGCCGTCGCCTGGGAGGGCGTCTACCACCCCGACGAGCCGGACGAGGTCGGCCTCGACGACTACCTGGCGCGCCGCAACGTCGCCGGCCAGCCGGTCGTGGCGATCCTCTTCTACCGTGCCCACTGGATGAGCCGGAACCTCGGCTTCGTGGATGCGCTGGTGCGCGCCCTCGAAGCCGAGGGTTGCACGTCGCTGCCGATCTTCTGCCAGAGTCTCAAGGGTGGGCCGAACGGCGTCCCGGCCGTCTTCGCGGATTTCCTGCTCGACGTCGACGGGTCGGCCCGCATCGACACGGTCCTGAACACCCTGAGCTTCGCGATGAGTCAGCTTGAGGTCAAAGGCGTGACGGTGGCCAGCGGCTGGTCGGTGGCCGGCCTGGATCAACTCGACGTGCCGGTGATCCAGGCCATCGTCTCCACCAGCACCGCCGATCAGTGGGCCGAGAGCGACTCTGGCCTCAGCCCCATCGACACCGCGATGAACGTCGCCATGCCCGAGTTCGACGGCCGGATCATCGGCGTGCCGATCTCCTTCAAGCAGGAGGCCGTCGAGGACGAGCGGCTGGGCGCACGGTTGATGCGCTACGAGCCGATGCCTGACCGGATCGCCTTCACGGCGAAGCTGGCGGTGGCCTGGGCACGGCTCCGGCGCATCCCGCCAGCCGAGCGAAGAGTCGCGCTGGTGCTCAGCAACTACCCGACCAAGAACGCGCGGATCGGCAACGCCGTCGGGCTGGACACCCCGGCCTCGGTCTGGCACATCCTGCACGCGCTGCGGGAGGCCGGCTACACGGTCGAGGATATCCCAGAGAGCGGCGACGCCCTGATCCACCAGTTGATCGATCACTGCTCCTACGATCAGGAGTTCCTGACCGAGAGTCAGATGGCGGGGGCCGGCCGCCTGACCGCCCCTGGTTACCGGCGCGCCTTCGACGGCTACGCGCCGAGCGTCCAGCAGGAGTTGCGCGACGCCTGGGGCGACCCGCCGGGCGAGGTCTACCGTGACGGCGACGCGCTGGTGATGCCCGGCCTGGAATTCGGCAACGTCTTCGTCGGGATCCAGCCGCCGCGCGGCTTTGGCGAGAACCCCATCGCCATCTACCACAGTCCCGACCTGACCCCGACGCACCACTATCTCGCCTACTACGCCTATCTGCGCGATGTGTTCGGGGCGCATGCGGTCGTCCACATCGGCAAGCACGGCACGCTCGAATGGCTGCCGGGCAAGAGCCTCGGCCTGTCCGCCGCCTGCTATCCCGAGGTGGCGCTCGGCCCGATGCCGCACTTCTACCCGTTCATCGTCAACAACCCCGGCGAGGGCGCGCAGGCGAAGCGGCGGGCGCACGCCTGCATCGTCGATCACCTGATCCCCGCGATGCAGACGGCGGACTCGTACAACGAGATCGTCAAGCTCGAACAACTGATGGACGAGTACTACCAGGTGCAGACGCTCGATCCGAAGAAGGCCCCGGTCGTGCGAGAGCAGATCTGGGCCGTCATCCAGGAGGCGAAGCTCGACCGCGATCTTCACCAGGACGAGCGGCCCGGCGACGACATCTTCGACAACTTCCTGCTGCACGTCGACGGCTACCTCTGCGAGCTGAAGGACGCCCAGATCCGCGACGGTCTGCACACGCTGGGGCAGGCGCCGGCCGGCGAGGAGCAGATCGGCCTGTTGCTGGCGCTGACCCGCCTCGACAACGCCGACGCGCCGAGCCTGCGCCGTTCTCTGGCGGACGCCCTCGGTCTGCCGTACCAGCAGCTGCTGGCCGACCGGGGCCAGCCGTACACCGGGCCGATCCCGCTGGCACTGTCTCGACTGAGCAACACCCCGATCCGCGGCAACGGCGACCTGATCGAGGGGTTGGAGGCGCTCGGACATGCGCTCCTCAGCCAGTTGCAGGTCGCCGACTTTCAGCCGTCCACGGTCGGGCCGCTGGTCGAGCGGACGTTCCCGGGCGACGGCGTCGCGGTCCGCGAGGCGCTCGACTACCTGACCACGACGCTCGTCCCCAACCTGGACCGCACCACCGACGAGATCGGGAACCTGCTGCGGGGCCTGGACGGCCGGTACGTGCCGGCCGGTCCGAGCGGCGCACCGACGCGTGGGCAGGCGAACGCGCTGCCGACCGGCCGCAACTTCTACTCGGTCGATCCGAACACCATCCCCTCGCCCAACGCCTGGGCCACGGGCGTCGCGCTCGGGGACGCCCTGCTGGCGAAGTACCTCGACGAAGAGGGGCGGTATCCGGAGTCAGTCGGCATCGTCGTCTGGGGCACCTCGGCCATGCGGACGCACGGCGACGACGTGGCCGAGATCTTCCACCTGCTCGGCGTGCGGCCGGTCTGGCAGCGTGAGAACCGTCGCGTGCGGGGCCTGGAGATCGTCCCGCTGGCCGAGCTTGGCCGGCCACGCATCGACGTGACGGCTCGCATCAGCGGCTTCTTCCGCGACGCCTTCCCGAACCTGATCCACCTGATGGACGATGCCGTCAAGATGGTGGCCGAGCTGGACGAGCCGTCCGACCAGAACTTCGTGGCGGCGCGGGTGCGGGCCGACGCCCTCCGCAAGGAAGCGGCCGGGATGTCGCGCGAGGCGGCCTGGAGAACCTCGACCTACCGCATCTTCGGGAGCAAGCCGGGCACCTACGGGGCCGGCATCCTGCCGCTGCTGGACGAGCGCAACTGGCAGACCGACCATGACCTCGCCGCCGTCTATCAGGCCTGGGGCGCGTTCGCCTACGGGCGGGGCACGTTCGGCGCGCAAGCTCCGGACGAGTTCAAGGAGCGATTTGCCGGCATCGTGGTGGCGGCCAAGAACCAGGACAACCGCGAGCACGACATCTTCGACAGCGACGACTACCTCCAGTATCACGGCGGGATGATCGCAACGGTCCGCGCGCTGTCGGGGCAGGATCCGAAGCAGTACTTCGGAGACTCCTCGAACCCGCTGGAGCCGAAGCAGCGCGACCTCGGAGACGAGGCTCGGCGGGTCTTCCGCACCAGGGTGGTCAACCCGAAGTGGATCGCCAGCATCAAGCGGCACGGCTACAAGGGCGCGTTCGAGATGGCGGCGACCGTTGACTACCTGTACGGCTACGACGCCACCGCCCACGTGGTGGATGACTGGATGTACGAGCGCGTCACCGACGCCTACGTCTTCGACGAAGACACCCGGCGATTCTTCGAGGAGAAGAACCCCTGGGCGCTGCGGGGGATCGCCGAGCGGCTGACCGAGGCGATGGATCGCGGGCTGTGGCAGAACCCGGACCCGGAGGTCCGCAAACGGCTCGAACAGGTCTACCTCGACATCGAGAATCAACTGGAGCTTCGCGGCGAAGCGGCCCAGGACGGCGACCAGGAGGCCGGCCGATGAGCCAGACCACTCCCCAGGCCGCACCCGCCCCGGCCCGTCGCACTGGTCGTCCGGTGTTCCCGTTCACGGCGCTGATCGGCCAGGAACGGATGAAGAAGGCGCTCGTTCTCAACGCCGTCAATCCCCGCCTGGGCGGCGTCTTGATCCGGGGTGAGAAGGGGACCGCCA
The genomic region above belongs to Chloroflexota bacterium and contains:
- a CDS encoding crossover junction endodeoxyribonuclease RuvC — encoded protein: MTFSPPRQRRERSDAPRPQVRALGIDPGLTRTGWALVAQDGPRYRLLDSGVIAPRSDAGADDLPGRLADGYLRMVGVLELAHPTVVAVEDLFTTPKFPKSALKMAHLRGVYCLAVAQAGVPLLALTATTVKQRLTGNGHASKEQVQRMVFELCAVDGAGIPNDLSDAIGLAIAGLHQMSYNALTGRGLR
- the ruvB gene encoding Holliday junction branch migration DNA helicase RuvB, encoding MTTGNRLLSPFADSGDDGGDGGSLRPPTLPDFVGQGRLKERLAIAIGAAQERDEPLEHILFHGPPGLGKTTLAHIIAEEMGGKLTITSGPALENTAQLMGILSKLEPGDVLFVDEIHRTPRTIEEYLYPAMEDFAVDFVLDKGPFAKAIRLPLKRFTLVGATTRAGLLASPLRDRFGLLFHLDFYTPEELESIVRRSASLLGVELQAEAAMEVARRSRGTPRIANRLLRRVRDYATVKGSGDVTLEVTQASLHLEGVDDEGLDELDRKVLSAIISRYGGGPVGIEALAATIQEETDTLTDVVEPYLLQQGFVIRTSAGRRATGRAYEHLGLKRPRSAPADQPPLL
- a CDS encoding GNAT family N-acetyltransferase, yielding MTADVFSVFPTLTTPRLLLRELDPADAADVLVFRGDPEVQRFNSAPMTDIRQALALIDTLRKWYLAQKAIHWGVTLRGESRVIGLYSLHGLDRYHRRGALGYDLAREYWGQGIAQEAVGEIVRFAFEQLELNRLEAVTIADNYRSVSLLERLGFTLEGTRREHSLEDDGLFHSSAIYGLLRREYLAR
- a CDS encoding alcohol dehydrogenase catalytic domain-containing protein, encoding MKAALFYGGRDIRVEELPDPTPGPGEVLVKIGAAGVCGSDLHGYRGGDPWGAAPLAGPRRAGHELAGTVAALGSGVTRVAVGQRVGVEPMHLVGCGRCRQCRRGDYHICPRRGMRDGQRHGSAGFSELDLVLEANVYPLPDHVSLDAASLLDVYGCGVHAINRVPLHAMEYVCVVGTGPIGLTMGQVARAAGARKVIMIGRRDEPLQFALNVGAADAVVNNAAVGTIAEAVADLTDGDLCDAVFETVGGETDTMLQAVEAAAFGGRIGVIGAFWRDVAVPYRAGNRKELDVLWCNSYSTWHGQREFQIALHMVADGRVQAEPLVTHRFPLVEIGAAFAAADDKRGSGSVKVVVQP
- a CDS encoding SGNH/GDSL hydrolase family protein, which produces MIAARLIVVLVSLAIPLVALEIALRMFGPFLPGNYDTGPFVRRHPVLGHFHIPSHTSWVKTPRFTVRIDTNPMGFRDPRQSYEKPPGAFRILLLGDSYVEAAQVPVEQGIAQVLERKLTASLGRPIEVINGGVLGYGTAQESLLLDQEGAKLKPDLIVLFFCHCNDLANNNYRLELIDGQLSRALKPYYDLSDDDSDLVLIPPPPPDARTTLRYRVRDSSLLYNVIETGVVYKLELQNPREAFNAIDGLVEPTRGKYDARPSGEWERSWRITERVLAIVKARADSLGAPLLVAGIPEWRMLEQAYWQRDSNKRLIENGRGGPDAPVRTMTAVTDRLGIGHLDLLPPFQRQVDAGGLFRYYIEGDYHWTADGHVVAADAVAAYLAEKGLLPR
- the cobO gene encoding cob(I)yrinic acid a,c-diamide adenosyltransferase, with product MAQERKEPRGLVVVNTGDGKGKTTAALGLAVRAAGNGLRVLIIQFIKGRWKTGETKSLEALAPNIQLVRMGMGFTIDRLRDARVPMEEHEEAAAKAFERAREVVLADEYDMIVLDELLGSIKAGLVSLDDVLELICQKPARLHLVMTGRGAPPELIDAADLVTEMTMIKHPLQQGIKAQRGIEF
- the cobN gene encoding cobaltochelatase subunit CobN; amino-acid sequence: MADRSILVLSTADTDLLTLSHAVERLPEGFPAVRAVNPATLTDVDAAHAFLAAELPRTGVVVMRLLGGKRAFEHGWDRLTRDCAERNVPVVAIPGDQAADLDLQAACTAPVPVVAAVAEYLAHGGIENLAAMLALLANHALGTSHPTVPPRAVAWEGVYHPDEPDEVGLDDYLARRNVAGQPVVAILFYRAHWMSRNLGFVDALVRALEAEGCTSLPIFCQSLKGGPNGVPAVFADFLLDVDGSARIDTVLNTLSFAMSQLEVKGVTVASGWSVAGLDQLDVPVIQAIVSTSTADQWAESDSGLSPIDTAMNVAMPEFDGRIIGVPISFKQEAVEDERLGARLMRYEPMPDRIAFTAKLAVAWARLRRIPPAERRVALVLSNYPTKNARIGNAVGLDTPASVWHILHALREAGYTVEDIPESGDALIHQLIDHCSYDQEFLTESQMAGAGRLTAPGYRRAFDGYAPSVQQELRDAWGDPPGEVYRDGDALVMPGLEFGNVFVGIQPPRGFGENPIAIYHSPDLTPTHHYLAYYAYLRDVFGAHAVVHIGKHGTLEWLPGKSLGLSAACYPEVALGPMPHFYPFIVNNPGEGAQAKRRAHACIVDHLIPAMQTADSYNEIVKLEQLMDEYYQVQTLDPKKAPVVREQIWAVIQEAKLDRDLHQDERPGDDIFDNFLLHVDGYLCELKDAQIRDGLHTLGQAPAGEEQIGLLLALTRLDNADAPSLRRSLADALGLPYQQLLADRGQPYTGPIPLALSRLSNTPIRGNGDLIEGLEALGHALLSQLQVADFQPSTVGPLVERTFPGDGVAVREALDYLTTTLVPNLDRTTDEIGNLLRGLDGRYVPAGPSGAPTRGQANALPTGRNFYSVDPNTIPSPNAWATGVALGDALLAKYLDEEGRYPESVGIVVWGTSAMRTHGDDVAEIFHLLGVRPVWQRENRRVRGLEIVPLAELGRPRIDVTARISGFFRDAFPNLIHLMDDAVKMVAELDEPSDQNFVAARVRADALRKEAAGMSREAAWRTSTYRIFGSKPGTYGAGILPLLDERNWQTDHDLAAVYQAWGAFAYGRGTFGAQAPDEFKERFAGIVVAAKNQDNREHDIFDSDDYLQYHGGMIATVRALSGQDPKQYFGDSSNPLEPKQRDLGDEARRVFRTRVVNPKWIASIKRHGYKGAFEMAATVDYLYGYDATAHVVDDWMYERVTDAYVFDEDTRRFFEEKNPWALRGIAERLTEAMDRGLWQNPDPEVRKRLEQVYLDIENQLELRGEAAQDGDQEAGR